A window of the Euzebya pacifica genome harbors these coding sequences:
- a CDS encoding 3-hydroxyacyl-CoA dehydrogenase family protein has protein sequence MERIEKVGVVGCGTMGSGICEVVARGGRAVQFVEVNDEMVEKGLSRIRNSLQRAVDRSKLDAADMEAILDRISGHTDFAVLSDSDLVIEAVPEQLDMKQKTFEQLDAVLRPDAIVATNTSSLGVIDVAVHTKRPDRVLGFHFFNPAPVMELVEMITTVVTNPEVVELAKAFATELGKTPVVVRDRAGFIANLLLFPYLNQAVGMVEEGYATREDIDAAMRFGCGHPIGPIGLVDLIGIDSTNSIMERMYEQFGDVRYAPHPIIRQLKTAGFMGRKSGRGFYTYEKPNSSRTAADDASDVTPIDPESIAHWGTIGVLGTGTMASGIAEVCAKAGYDVIVRGRSVAKAESAKAAVGKSLQRMVDKGRMEADAAEEALGRISVTDGLASFAECDIVIEAVAELMEVKRPLFEELDQITKPDCVLATTTSSLPVIEMAMATNRPEKVIGLHFFNPAAIMKLVEVVPTVRTDDQTLMQSRAITEKLGKHGVLCGDRAGFIVNALLFPYLNDATRMLEDGYATAPEIDTAMKLGCGHPMGPFALMDIVGLDVTLEICRALYAEFRDPGFEPVPLLEHMVSVGYLGRKVGRGFYTY, from the coding sequence GTGGAGCGCATCGAGAAGGTCGGCGTCGTCGGCTGTGGAACCATGGGATCGGGCATCTGCGAGGTGGTCGCCCGGGGTGGCCGCGCGGTGCAGTTCGTCGAGGTCAACGACGAGATGGTCGAGAAGGGCCTCAGCCGGATCCGCAACTCCCTGCAGCGTGCGGTCGACCGCAGCAAGCTCGACGCGGCGGACATGGAGGCGATCCTCGACCGGATCAGCGGCCACACCGACTTCGCGGTCCTGTCGGACTCCGACCTCGTCATCGAGGCGGTCCCCGAGCAGCTCGACATGAAGCAGAAGACCTTCGAGCAGCTCGACGCGGTCCTGCGGCCCGACGCGATCGTCGCCACCAACACCTCCTCCCTGGGTGTCATCGACGTGGCGGTCCACACCAAGCGGCCCGACCGCGTCCTCGGCTTCCACTTCTTCAACCCGGCTCCCGTGATGGAGCTCGTGGAGATGATCACCACGGTGGTCACCAACCCCGAGGTCGTCGAGCTGGCCAAGGCGTTCGCCACCGAGCTCGGCAAGACCCCCGTCGTCGTGCGCGACCGGGCCGGCTTCATCGCCAACCTGCTGTTGTTCCCCTACCTCAACCAGGCCGTCGGCATGGTGGAGGAGGGCTACGCCACCCGTGAGGACATCGACGCCGCCATGCGGTTCGGCTGCGGCCACCCCATCGGCCCGATCGGCCTCGTCGACCTGATCGGCATCGACTCCACCAACTCCATCATGGAGCGGATGTACGAGCAGTTCGGCGACGTGCGCTATGCCCCGCACCCGATCATCCGCCAGCTCAAGACCGCCGGCTTCATGGGGCGCAAGTCCGGACGCGGCTTCTACACCTACGAGAAGCCCAACTCCTCCCGCACCGCCGCCGACGACGCCAGCGACGTCACCCCGATCGACCCCGAGTCGATCGCCCACTGGGGCACCATCGGCGTGCTCGGCACCGGCACGATGGCCTCCGGTATCGCCGAGGTCTGCGCCAAGGCCGGCTACGACGTGATCGTGCGCGGCCGCAGCGTCGCCAAGGCCGAGTCGGCGAAGGCCGCGGTCGGCAAGTCGTTGCAGCGCATGGTCGACAAGGGCCGCATGGAGGCCGACGCCGCCGAGGAGGCCCTCGGCCGGATCAGCGTCACCGACGGGCTGGCCAGCTTCGCGGAGTGCGACATCGTCATCGAGGCAGTCGCCGAGCTGATGGAGGTCAAGCGACCCCTCTTCGAGGAGCTCGACCAGATCACCAAGCCCGACTGCGTGCTGGCGACCACCACGTCCTCGCTGCCGGTCATCGAGATGGCCATGGCCACCAACCGGCCCGAGAAGGTCATCGGCCTGCACTTCTTCAACCCGGCCGCCATCATGAAGCTCGTCGAGGTGGTGCCCACCGTGCGCACCGACGACCAGACGCTGATGCAGTCACGGGCGATCACCGAGAAGCTCGGCAAGCACGGCGTGCTGTGTGGGGACCGCGCCGGGTTCATCGTCAACGCTCTGCTGTTCCCCTACCTCAACGACGCCACCAGGATGCTGGAGGACGGCTACGCCACCGCCCCCGAGATCGACACGGCGATGAAGCTCGGCTGCGGGCATCCGATGGGACCGTTCGCGCTGATGGATATCGTGGGGCTCGACGTGACCCTGGAGATCTGCCGGGCGCTGTACGCGGAGTTCCGTGACCCGGGCTTCGAGCCCGTCCCGCTGCTGGAACACATGGTGAGCGTCGGATATCTCGGCCGTAAGGTCGGCCGAGGGTTCTACACGTACTAG
- a CDS encoding CPBP family intramembrane glutamic endopeptidase — protein MQPEVGDRIPVPAAEWSPAPMDGRDRRHAIPWEWWDALVIYVLWLVVAGAGATIVGSTFSDPLSSESTAVGVLVAVVMLTAVTVSWVRFRGLQAKVPDAVRRAFGVKQPTLRDVALGIGYGLAGFVVVQLGLGIALTTLIDALGRDAPVVQEGVQEAAQAGGVTSLLVGLGVVLLGPLGEELLYRGVLFQALNKHLPAWPAIGLSGLAFGVTHVERFVIALTFPLGMVLAWVMRRHGTLVVPIVAHVVFNLIGFLLIRSGAAGVG, from the coding sequence GTGCAGCCCGAGGTGGGCGATCGGATCCCGGTGCCCGCAGCCGAGTGGAGCCCCGCGCCGATGGACGGCCGCGACCGTCGTCACGCCATCCCGTGGGAGTGGTGGGACGCGCTCGTCATCTACGTCCTGTGGCTGGTCGTCGCCGGTGCCGGCGCCACGATCGTCGGATCGACCTTCAGCGACCCCCTGTCCTCGGAGTCCACCGCCGTGGGGGTCCTGGTGGCCGTCGTCATGCTGACGGCCGTCACGGTGTCCTGGGTGCGGTTCCGCGGCCTGCAGGCGAAGGTCCCGGACGCCGTGCGGCGGGCGTTCGGCGTCAAGCAACCGACGCTGCGCGACGTCGCCCTCGGCATCGGGTACGGGCTGGCAGGGTTCGTGGTCGTCCAGCTCGGCCTGGGCATCGCCCTGACCACCCTGATCGACGCGCTCGGCCGTGACGCGCCCGTCGTGCAGGAAGGCGTGCAGGAGGCCGCGCAGGCCGGCGGGGTGACCTCACTGCTGGTCGGGCTCGGCGTCGTGCTGCTCGGCCCGCTCGGTGAGGAGCTGCTGTATCGCGGCGTGCTGTTCCAGGCGCTCAACAAGCACCTCCCCGCCTGGCCGGCCATCGGGTTGTCCGGGCTGGCCTTCGGCGTGACCCACGTCGAGCGGTTCGTGATCGCGCTGACGTTCCCGCTGGGGATGGTGCTGGCGTGGGTGATGCGTCGCCACGGGACCCTCGTCGTGCCGATCGTGGCCCACGTCGTGTTCAACCTGATCGGGTTCCTGCTGATCCGCTCCGGCGCAGCCGGGGTCGGATGA
- the murA gene encoding UDP-N-acetylglucosamine 1-carboxyvinyltransferase produces the protein MTATSHTVDAPLVDGSHTRAALAPDEDAFVVRGPATLTGTVRIGGAKNSALKLFAAALLAPGTSVLANVPGISDTFAMADVVRHLGATVAIEADGAGTHTVTIDVPDQLGEGTTLELAGRLRSSLATFGPLMARMGYAHIAQPGGCNLGSRGVDLHLEGMAALGAEITVGAEHFEARAPRGLVGADYELEYASVGATENLVMAATTARGTTRLRNVAREPEIADLIDFLNGLGARITGAGTPELTIEGVEALTPCRHRVVGDRIEAGTFAVAAAMTGGDVTIEGVDPAHLARPLDRMRAAGVQLRTGADFIRVLPGAQLVAADVATLPYPGFPTDMLAQFQALLSQAQGQSLLTENVYEGRFALIDQMQLMGADITREGHHVVVRGPRALHGAVVRATDLRAGAALVLAGLVAEGETVVRDPFHIDRGYADFLGKLTNLGADVERVGTAAAG, from the coding sequence ATGACCGCCACCTCACACACCGTCGACGCCCCGCTTGTCGACGGATCGCACACACGCGCGGCGTTGGCCCCCGACGAGGACGCCTTCGTCGTCCGCGGGCCCGCGACCCTGACCGGTACCGTCCGGATCGGTGGCGCCAAGAACTCTGCGCTGAAGCTGTTCGCGGCCGCCCTCCTGGCGCCCGGCACCAGCGTGCTCGCCAACGTCCCCGGGATCTCCGATACCTTCGCCATGGCCGACGTGGTGCGCCACCTCGGCGCCACCGTCGCCATCGAAGCCGACGGCGCGGGAACCCACACGGTCACCATCGACGTGCCCGACCAGCTGGGGGAGGGGACCACGCTCGAGCTGGCGGGCCGGCTGCGATCCTCCCTGGCCACATTCGGGCCCCTGATGGCGCGGATGGGCTACGCCCACATCGCCCAGCCCGGCGGCTGCAACCTCGGGTCCCGTGGCGTCGACCTGCACCTGGAGGGCATGGCGGCCCTGGGTGCGGAGATCACCGTGGGCGCCGAGCACTTCGAGGCCCGTGCACCCCGAGGGCTGGTCGGCGCCGACTACGAGCTGGAGTACGCCAGCGTCGGGGCAACCGAGAACCTCGTCATGGCGGCCACGACCGCGCGGGGGACCACCCGCCTGCGCAACGTCGCCCGTGAGCCCGAGATCGCCGACCTGATCGACTTCCTCAACGGCCTCGGGGCACGCATCACCGGTGCGGGCACGCCGGAGCTGACCATCGAGGGCGTCGAGGCGCTGACGCCCTGCCGGCACCGCGTCGTCGGGGACCGGATCGAGGCCGGTACCTTCGCCGTCGCCGCGGCGATGACCGGTGGGGACGTGACCATCGAGGGCGTCGACCCCGCGCACCTGGCCCGCCCGCTGGACCGCATGCGCGCGGCGGGTGTGCAGCTGCGGACCGGTGCGGACTTCATCCGTGTGCTGCCCGGCGCGCAGCTCGTGGCCGCCGACGTCGCCACGCTTCCCTATCCCGGCTTCCCCACCGACATGCTCGCGCAGTTCCAGGCGCTCCTGTCGCAGGCGCAGGGCCAGTCCCTGCTGACCGAGAACGTCTACGAGGGCCGCTTCGCCCTCATCGACCAGATGCAGCTGATGGGTGCCGACATCACGCGTGAGGGACACCACGTCGTCGTCCGGGGACCCCGTGCCCTGCACGGCGCCGTCGTGCGGGCCACCGACCTGCGGGCGGGCGCGGCGCTGGTCCTCGCCGGCCTCGTCGCCGAGGGGGAGACCGTCGTCCGTGACCCGTTCCACATCGACCGTGGATACGCCGACTTCCTCGGCAAGCTGACCAACCTCGGCGCCGACGTCGAGCGCGTCGGCACCGCGGCAGCGGGGTAA
- a CDS encoding ATP-binding protein, translating to MEWNRAAESLTGFRRDDVLGGPLPHLTPAQRDDLRSALATFEDWAEEVPLVFPRRHADGRTIEVCVTAYTRLTDADGRPAGFGSFFRAVRSTDPRTHARNVYSRALAQSARRDEVVAAVAMVLQDLLPGDAGYMLTRGPTGWDGSVAIGDHQEVAESIHMDSPSALDDVAETGLAQLLELPVNGVTTAALAIPAGPQPAGTVLALVGEGVRRRDDDSLELAGALASEAWAALRRVDTLADLEGKVEILEAIAGVAQASGLDPDRIVNHIARHAANALSCERSAIYLWDDDRSELELAAFHSSDRTWEPGDVIHAEGRRAAEEMFASVEPFLTQDTRTCPWLAGPWDRETGAISVHGLPLLVGELEIGYLVVAHTDANPRGFTSLCTQVGAALSRQAALAISNARLLASQAEANRLLHEGNRRRADYVEGITHDLRTPITAVLGFAKTLRRAGGRLSEQDREEALDTIERQALRVSRMLDDMMDSARADAGELQPDKQVAVPLHHVVSEALMIAAPEQRSRLSASCDPTVIAWGDADQLTRVVQNLIANALRYVPGSSPVEVVVERTDGMAQMLVVDHGPGMPAGVNVFGRFARGDVRGTGLGLYTVKTIVEAHGGSIALRDTPGGGTTMDVRLPLFGDAS from the coding sequence GTGGAGTGGAACCGCGCCGCCGAGTCGCTGACCGGCTTCAGGCGCGATGACGTGCTCGGGGGGCCGCTGCCCCATCTGACACCGGCACAACGCGACGACCTCCGCAGCGCGCTCGCGACCTTCGAGGACTGGGCCGAGGAGGTGCCGCTGGTCTTCCCTCGTCGCCACGCCGACGGGCGCACCATCGAGGTGTGTGTCACGGCCTACACCCGCCTGACCGACGCCGACGGCCGGCCGGCCGGGTTCGGGTCGTTCTTCCGTGCCGTCCGCTCCACCGACCCACGGACCCACGCCCGCAACGTCTACTCCCGTGCGCTGGCCCAGTCGGCCCGGCGTGACGAGGTGGTGGCCGCCGTCGCGATGGTCCTGCAGGACCTGCTGCCCGGCGACGCCGGCTACATGCTGACGCGAGGCCCGACGGGGTGGGACGGTTCGGTGGCCATCGGTGACCACCAGGAGGTCGCCGAGTCCATCCACATGGACAGCCCCTCGGCCCTCGACGACGTCGCCGAGACCGGCCTCGCCCAGCTCCTCGAGCTGCCGGTCAACGGCGTGACGACCGCGGCGCTGGCGATCCCCGCCGGCCCCCAGCCGGCCGGCACGGTCCTGGCGCTGGTGGGCGAGGGGGTCCGGCGTCGCGACGACGACTCCCTCGAGCTCGCCGGGGCGCTGGCCTCGGAGGCATGGGCGGCGCTGCGACGGGTCGACACCCTCGCCGACCTCGAGGGCAAGGTGGAGATCCTCGAGGCCATCGCCGGTGTGGCGCAGGCGTCGGGCCTGGACCCCGACCGCATCGTCAACCACATCGCCCGACACGCCGCCAACGCCCTGTCGTGCGAACGGTCGGCCATCTACCTGTGGGACGACGACCGGTCGGAGCTCGAGCTCGCGGCCTTCCACTCCTCGGATCGGACCTGGGAGCCCGGTGACGTCATCCACGCCGAGGGACGGCGGGCGGCGGAGGAGATGTTCGCCTCCGTCGAGCCGTTCCTGACCCAGGACACACGGACCTGCCCGTGGCTCGCCGGGCCCTGGGATCGGGAGACGGGCGCCATCAGCGTGCACGGCCTGCCCCTGCTGGTCGGGGAGCTGGAGATCGGCTACCTGGTCGTCGCCCACACCGACGCCAACCCGCGCGGGTTCACCAGCCTCTGCACACAGGTCGGGGCGGCGCTGTCGCGCCAGGCGGCGCTGGCGATCAGCAACGCCCGGCTGCTCGCCAGTCAGGCCGAGGCGAACCGGCTGCTCCACGAGGGCAACCGGCGTCGCGCCGACTACGTCGAGGGCATCACCCACGACCTGCGCACCCCCATCACCGCCGTCCTGGGGTTCGCGAAGACCCTGCGGCGTGCCGGTGGCCGGCTGAGCGAACAGGACCGAGAGGAGGCGCTGGACACCATCGAGCGCCAGGCCCTGCGGGTGAGCCGGATGCTGGACGACATGATGGACTCCGCCAGGGCCGACGCCGGGGAGCTGCAGCCCGACAAGCAGGTCGCCGTACCCCTCCACCACGTCGTGTCGGAGGCGCTGATGATCGCCGCACCCGAGCAGCGGAGCCGCCTCAGCGCCAGCTGTGACCCCACCGTCATCGCCTGGGGCGACGCCGATCAGCTGACCCGCGTCGTGCAGAACCTGATCGCCAACGCCCTGCGGTACGTCCCCGGCAGCTCGCCGGTGGAGGTCGTCGTCGAACGCACCGACGGCATGGCCCAGATGCTCGTGGTCGACCACGGACCCGGCATGCCCGCCGGCGTGAACGTCTTCGGCCGGTTCGCCCGTGGCGACGTCCGCGGGACCGGCCTCGGCCTGTACACCGTGAAGACCATCGTCGAGGCGCACGGCGGATCGATCGCGCTGCGTGACACCCCCGGCGGAGGGACCACGATGGATGTCCGCCTGCCGCTGTTCGGCGACGCATCCTGA
- a CDS encoding DUF418 domain-containing protein encodes MTATIARRDRILGIDIARALAILGMVMVHFGPFDPDTTTTAGWIYRTSYGRASMLFVMLAGVGVSLLFRGTHRGMPDAARRRTVAWTKVAWRAVIFLPLGLALQMLPTPVAVILHYYAAYYVVGGLGAMLPTGWLVTLTAGWTVIGPTTYIALFGSALSVRGITDNPLDVVGVVGDILVTGFYPVMTWAPAVLVGVLVGRADLRDRATQWMLVTGGTVVAAAAYGASELARSSSAAAADSPYLLAEGHSGTPLNVVGAVAVAVAVLGASLVLGSLLPRLSFPLVAVGQMALTVYTGHLLVLAVAPEWLEGRSSVEDAVLQVARFFVVTTLLCTFWRWRVNRGPLEWLLALPFESRRGDRPLTPPARNDSWPYPTPPHNPPASTESSTSVPRPSAPPTPSSTSWSGTAPPSR; translated from the coding sequence GTGACCGCCACCATCGCCCGCCGCGACCGGATCCTGGGCATCGACATCGCCCGGGCGCTCGCCATCCTCGGGATGGTCATGGTCCACTTCGGCCCGTTCGACCCGGACACCACGACGACGGCCGGCTGGATCTACCGGACCTCCTACGGTCGCGCGTCGATGCTGTTCGTCATGCTGGCGGGCGTCGGGGTCAGCCTGCTGTTCAGGGGGACCCATCGCGGCATGCCCGACGCCGCCCGGCGCCGCACCGTTGCATGGACCAAGGTCGCCTGGCGGGCCGTGATCTTCCTCCCCCTCGGGTTGGCGCTGCAGATGCTGCCCACCCCGGTCGCGGTGATCCTCCACTACTACGCCGCCTACTACGTCGTCGGTGGTCTGGGCGCGATGCTGCCGACGGGGTGGCTGGTGACGCTGACCGCCGGCTGGACCGTGATCGGTCCCACCACCTACATCGCCCTCTTCGGCTCCGCGCTGTCGGTGCGCGGCATCACCGACAACCCCCTGGACGTGGTCGGTGTCGTGGGCGACATCCTCGTGACCGGCTTCTACCCGGTGATGACCTGGGCGCCTGCCGTGCTGGTCGGCGTGCTGGTCGGCCGTGCCGACCTGCGTGACCGGGCGACCCAGTGGATGCTCGTGACCGGCGGGACGGTCGTGGCCGCTGCCGCCTACGGTGCCAGCGAGCTCGCCAGGAGCAGCAGCGCCGCTGCCGCGGACTCCCCGTACCTGCTGGCCGAGGGGCACAGCGGCACGCCGCTCAACGTCGTCGGGGCCGTCGCCGTGGCCGTGGCCGTCCTGGGTGCGAGCCTCGTGCTCGGGTCGCTCCTCCCGCGGCTGTCGTTCCCCCTGGTCGCGGTGGGCCAGATGGCGCTCACCGTCTACACCGGCCACCTCCTGGTGCTGGCGGTCGCGCCCGAGTGGCTGGAGGGGCGCAGCTCCGTCGAGGACGCGGTCCTGCAGGTGGCACGGTTCTTCGTCGTGACGACCCTGCTGTGCACGTTCTGGAGATGGCGTGTCAACAGGGGCCCCCTCGAGTGGCTTCTGGCCTTACCATTCGAGTCACGCCGAGGTGACCGCCCCCTCACACCTCCAGCGCGAAACGACTCGTGGCCATATCCCACCCCACCGCACAACCCACCAGCTTCGACGGAGTCCTCGACGTCTGTCCCGAGGCCTTCTGCGCCACCGACGCCGAGCTCAACGTCGTGGAGTGGAACCGCGCCGCCGAGTCGCTGA
- a CDS encoding F0F1 ATP synthase subunit epsilon: MIDAKIVSPDRALFEGDVSEVYARSTEGEIGILTGHQPVLLLLAAAPLELVGADGTRTTFAVRSGFLQYADGKLTVLADFAEEVADKDAAHAMVEKFTTPGRGANAPAPA, from the coding sequence GTGATTGACGCGAAGATCGTCTCGCCGGACCGCGCCCTGTTCGAGGGTGATGTGTCCGAGGTGTACGCCCGCTCGACCGAGGGCGAGATCGGCATCCTCACCGGCCACCAGCCGGTGCTGCTGCTGCTCGCCGCGGCCCCGCTGGAGCTCGTCGGTGCCGACGGCACCCGGACGACCTTCGCCGTCCGCTCCGGCTTCCTGCAGTACGCCGACGGCAAGCTGACCGTCCTGGCGGACTTCGCCGAGGAGGTCGCCGACAAGGACGCGGCCCACGCCATGGTGGAGAAGTTCACCACGCCGGGTCGCGGGGCGAACGCGCCGGCGCCGGCCTAG
- the atpD gene encoding F0F1 ATP synthase subunit beta codes for MSENLAEGRILSIVGPVIDVEFPPDELPEINTALKLTRELDGKSDILTAEVAQHVGDRVIRAIMMQPTDGLRRGTVVRNTGKPIQVPVGEGVLGHVYNVLGEPLDVDASEIHASDYWSIHRDSPPFDELEPQAKMFETGIKVIDLIQPFVEGGKIGLFGGAGVGKTVVIQEMIQRVAEQHGGFSVFAGVGERTREGTDLRIEMEEAGVLEKTALVFGQMDEPPGVRLRVALSALTMAEYFRDVDQKDVLLFIDNIFRFTQAGSEVSTLLGRMPSAVGYQPTLSNEMGMLQERITSTKGHSVTSIQAVYVPADDITDPAPHATFAHLDAQTVLSRAISELGIYPAVDPLDSSSRILTPEVVGQRHYDVAQRTQQVLQRYKDLQDIIAILGLDELTEEDKVTVQRARKVQRFFSQPFYVAKQFTGVDGVTVPIADTVESFEKLIDGELDHIPEQAFFNAGGIDDVLANAKKLEDA; via the coding sequence ATGAGCGAGAACCTCGCAGAAGGCCGGATCCTCTCGATCGTCGGGCCTGTCATCGACGTCGAGTTCCCTCCGGACGAGCTGCCCGAGATCAACACGGCGCTGAAGCTGACCCGTGAGCTGGACGGCAAGAGCGACATCCTCACCGCCGAGGTCGCCCAGCACGTCGGTGACCGCGTCATCCGCGCGATCATGATGCAGCCCACGGACGGCCTGCGTCGTGGCACGGTCGTCCGCAACACCGGCAAGCCCATCCAGGTGCCGGTCGGCGAGGGTGTGCTGGGTCACGTCTACAACGTCCTGGGCGAGCCCCTCGACGTCGACGCCAGCGAGATCCACGCGTCGGATTACTGGTCCATCCACCGCGACTCGCCGCCCTTCGACGAGCTCGAGCCGCAGGCCAAGATGTTCGAGACCGGCATCAAGGTCATCGACCTGATCCAGCCCTTCGTGGAGGGTGGGAAGATCGGTCTGTTCGGTGGTGCCGGTGTGGGCAAGACCGTGGTCATCCAGGAGATGATCCAGCGCGTCGCCGAGCAGCACGGTGGGTTCTCGGTGTTCGCCGGCGTCGGCGAGCGCACCCGTGAGGGCACCGACCTCCGCATCGAGATGGAGGAAGCCGGCGTGCTCGAGAAGACCGCGCTGGTCTTTGGTCAGATGGACGAGCCGCCGGGCGTGCGCCTTCGCGTCGCCCTGTCTGCGCTGACGATGGCGGAGTACTTCCGCGACGTCGACCAGAAGGACGTGCTGCTCTTCATCGACAACATCTTCCGCTTCACCCAGGCGGGCTCGGAGGTCTCCACCCTGCTCGGCCGCATGCCGTCGGCCGTGGGTTACCAGCCCACCCTCTCCAACGAGATGGGCATGCTGCAGGAGCGGATCACCTCGACCAAGGGTCACTCGGTGACCTCAATCCAGGCCGTGTACGTCCCCGCTGACGACATCACCGACCCGGCGCCGCACGCCACCTTCGCCCACCTCGACGCCCAGACGGTGCTCTCGCGTGCCATCTCCGAGCTCGGCATCTACCCGGCCGTGGACCCGCTGGACTCCTCCAGCCGGATCCTGACCCCGGAGGTCGTCGGCCAGCGTCACTACGACGTCGCCCAGCGCACCCAGCAGGTGCTCCAGCGCTACAAGGACCTGCAGGACATCATCGCCATCCTGGGCCTCGACGAGCTGACGGAGGAGGACAAGGTCACCGTGCAGCGCGCCCGCAAGGTGCAGCGGTTCTTCTCCCAGCCCTTCTACGTCGCCAAGCAGTTCACCGGCGTCGACGGCGTCACCGTGCCGATCGCCGACACGGTGGAGTCCTTCGAGAAGCTCATCGACGGTGAGCTCGACCACATCCCCGAGCAGGCCTTCTTCAACGCCGGTGGCATCGACGACGTCCTGGCGAACGCCAAGAAGCTCGAAGACGCATGA
- a CDS encoding F0F1 ATP synthase subunit gamma, giving the protein MPGAAELRALRRRIKSVNSTKKITKAMELIAASRITKARQAVESARPYAEGISRVIRDLAAESTIGQHPILQDRENPTTAAVIVITSDRGLAGAYNTNALRLAERVIEREVAAGLSVQLHTVGKKGDGYFRYRGYTPATTWEGVTDKPTYADAAAVAEPIVQAFIDTDVDRVFLIYTDFKSALTQTPNAVQILPVDRRALEGGEGISPEFMIEPEPEAILDALIPRYVEHQVFAGLLESAASEHASRQRAMKSATDNAGDVLDKLTIEANQARQAAITTEISEIVGGAEALSNG; this is encoded by the coding sequence ATGCCAGGAGCAGCAGAACTCCGCGCGCTGCGTCGCCGGATCAAGAGCGTCAACTCGACGAAGAAGATCACCAAGGCGATGGAGCTGATCGCGGCCAGCCGCATCACCAAGGCTCGGCAAGCCGTGGAGTCTGCGCGCCCCTACGCGGAAGGCATCTCGCGGGTCATCCGCGACCTCGCCGCCGAGTCCACGATCGGTCAGCACCCGATCCTGCAGGACCGTGAGAACCCCACCACGGCCGCGGTCATCGTGATCACCTCCGACCGCGGCCTGGCCGGCGCGTACAACACCAACGCGCTGCGCCTGGCCGAGCGGGTCATCGAGCGGGAGGTCGCTGCTGGCCTGTCGGTGCAGCTGCACACGGTCGGCAAGAAGGGTGACGGGTACTTCCGTTACCGCGGCTACACCCCTGCCACGACGTGGGAGGGTGTCACCGACAAGCCGACCTACGCCGACGCGGCGGCCGTTGCCGAACCGATCGTGCAGGCCTTCATCGACACCGACGTCGACCGGGTCTTCCTGATCTACACCGACTTCAAGTCCGCCCTGACCCAGACCCCCAACGCCGTGCAGATCCTGCCCGTCGACCGTCGGGCGCTCGAGGGCGGCGAGGGCATCAGCCCGGAGTTCATGATCGAGCCCGAGCCCGAGGCGATCCTCGACGCGCTGATCCCCCGCTACGTCGAGCACCAGGTGTTCGCCGGCCTGCTGGAGTCCGCCGCGTCGGAACACGCCAGCCGCCAGCGGGCGATGAAGTCGGCCACCGACAACGCCGGCGACGTCCTGGACAAGCTCACCATCGAGGCCAACCAGGCCCGCCAGGCTGCAATCACCACCGAGATTTCCGAGATCGTCGGCGGGGCCGAGGCCCTGTCCAACGGTTAG